The Austwickia sp. genome includes a region encoding these proteins:
- a CDS encoding antitoxin has translation MTDANRHKIGDAIDKAGKFVDSKTDGKFSKQIEQAKDAAGKGVEFVAKQKAAHVPPRPGKPREDAEPTGPAAGWQDTSVQDDVPAADAAAPVGDTAYPNPIPAYTPPQN, from the coding sequence ATGACCGACGCCAACCGCCACAAGATCGGCGACGCGATCGACAAGGCTGGCAAGTTCGTCGACAGCAAGACCGACGGCAAGTTCAGCAAGCAGATCGAGCAGGCGAAGGACGCCGCGGGCAAGGGCGTCGAGTTCGTCGCCAAGCAGAAGGCCGCCCACGTGCCGCCGCGCCCGGGCAAGCCCCGCGAAGACGCCGAGCCCACCGGCCCCGCGGCCGGCTGGCAGGACACCAGCGTGCAGGACGACGTGCCGGCCGCCGACGCTGCCGCTCCGGTCGGCGACACCGCCTACCCGAACCCGATCCCGGCCTACACCCCGCCGCAGAACTGA
- a CDS encoding AMP-binding protein, with the protein MRKLAPKARCRPLREVDVAGGIIPRLRDVVRQQPDKIAVADAWASATYAELVASAADLLTDLQAALARLDPPPARRCPEEFAAREPIAVLFGHEIAAVAAMVAVLASGHPLLVLDPTTPPDRLGQLADRLGVRLIVCSPDLAWLAASVRADLVVPSGTPAATTYGTSAATTYGPTRGADPARAAALWESPPDPCGVAVVAFTSGSTGAPKPVANDHRLLVRDAWNSSIATGCYDDEDVLAHTLPLAFHAGLTTTVHGLLVGATMHLYDTRTRGVAELPQFIRDRGCTVLISAPAVLRTLCAGAPEPALLRTLRRLTIAGEPAPAADVVRVQRLLPPSCVIRNRYGASETGLITEYVVDPATAAAGPMLPAGAWAGRWWSSSIATETPSRRAT; encoded by the coding sequence ATGAGAAAGCTGGCGCCGAAAGCGCGCTGCCGCCCGCTGCGGGAAGTGGACGTGGCCGGGGGGATCATCCCGCGTCTGCGCGACGTGGTCCGTCAGCAACCCGACAAGATCGCCGTGGCCGACGCATGGGCGAGCGCGACCTACGCCGAGCTGGTCGCTTCCGCCGCCGACCTCCTCACGGATCTGCAGGCAGCCCTCGCCCGCCTGGACCCGCCGCCGGCGCGGCGCTGCCCCGAGGAGTTCGCCGCACGGGAGCCGATCGCCGTCCTCTTCGGCCACGAGATCGCCGCGGTGGCCGCCATGGTCGCGGTTCTCGCTTCCGGTCACCCCCTGCTGGTGCTCGACCCGACCACACCGCCGGATCGGCTGGGCCAGCTCGCCGACCGGCTCGGGGTGCGGCTCATCGTGTGCTCGCCCGATCTCGCGTGGCTCGCGGCGAGCGTGCGCGCCGATCTCGTCGTCCCGTCCGGGACCCCGGCCGCAACGACGTACGGGACCTCGGCTGCGACGACGTACGGTCCGACCCGCGGAGCGGACCCAGCGCGGGCGGCGGCGCTGTGGGAGAGCCCGCCCGACCCGTGCGGCGTGGCCGTCGTCGCGTTCACGTCGGGGTCGACCGGAGCACCGAAACCCGTCGCCAACGATCACCGGCTCCTGGTCCGCGACGCCTGGAACTCCTCGATCGCCACCGGCTGCTATGACGACGAGGACGTGCTCGCGCACACCCTGCCGCTCGCGTTCCACGCCGGCCTGACCACGACCGTGCACGGCCTCCTCGTCGGGGCGACCATGCACCTGTACGACACCCGCACCCGCGGGGTCGCGGAGCTGCCGCAGTTCATCCGGGACCGCGGCTGCACCGTGCTGATCTCGGCGCCCGCAGTGCTGCGCACGCTCTGCGCCGGGGCTCCCGAGCCCGCGCTCCTGCGCACCCTGCGGCGACTCACCATCGCCGGCGAGCCCGCGCCCGCCGCGGACGTCGTTCGAGTCCAGCGGCTGCTGCCGCCCTCGTGCGTGATCCGCAACCGGTACGGCGCCTCGGAGACGGGCCTGATCACCGAGTACGTCGTGGACCCGGCCACCGCTGCCGCCGGCCCGATGCTGCCGGCCGGGGCGTGGGCTGGACGGTGGTGGAGCTCGTCGATCGCGACGGAAACCCCGTCCCGGAGGGCGACGTAG
- a CDS encoding sulfite exporter TauE/SafE family protein, which produces MPLSWSVLLAATAALVGAALQRSTGMGFALVTSPFMMLALGPVDGIVVTNVGSVVTAATSAYQLRSDFDAPRARWLIPAGLLGCVPGAAVVRLLPPQWVAVVVSSIVLIALLVTLATPTGRVRDRTAVRIGTGLVSGFMNTAAGVGGPAIAVYTRSVGWARAPFAATATVIFAVQGVTAILLKQRWPALGQPGWAVLAAAVAVGLLVGGALHGRIDDRLAMRAVMALALAGTIVAFVRAVAAIAA; this is translated from the coding sequence GTGCCACTGTCCTGGTCGGTCTTGCTCGCCGCCACCGCCGCGCTGGTCGGGGCCGCGCTGCAGCGCTCGACCGGCATGGGCTTCGCGCTGGTCACGTCGCCGTTCATGATGCTGGCGCTGGGTCCCGTCGACGGCATCGTCGTCACCAACGTCGGCAGCGTGGTGACGGCGGCGACGTCGGCGTACCAGCTTCGCTCCGACTTCGACGCCCCGCGCGCCCGATGGTTGATCCCGGCGGGGCTGCTCGGCTGCGTGCCGGGCGCGGCGGTCGTCCGGCTCCTGCCGCCGCAGTGGGTCGCGGTCGTGGTGAGCTCGATCGTGCTGATCGCCCTGCTGGTGACGCTGGCCACGCCCACCGGGCGGGTGCGGGACCGCACCGCGGTGCGGATCGGGACGGGGCTCGTCTCGGGGTTCATGAACACGGCGGCGGGCGTCGGTGGGCCGGCCATCGCGGTGTACACCCGCAGCGTCGGCTGGGCGCGCGCCCCCTTCGCCGCCACCGCCACGGTGATCTTCGCGGTCCAGGGCGTCACGGCAATCCTGCTGAAGCAGCGCTGGCCGGCCCTGGGGCAGCCCGGCTGGGCAGTGCTCGCGGCGGCCGTCGCCGTGGGGCTCCTGGTCGGAGGTGCCCTGCACGGCCGGATCGACGACCGGCTCGCGATGCGCGCGGTGATGGCTTTGGCCCTGGCCGGCACGATCGTCGCGTTCGTGCGGGCGGTCGCCGCGATCGCGGCCTGA
- the metB gene encoding cystathionine gamma-synthase — MGLETDLTHGSVVPPIYLSSNYTFAAFGEPRRYDYTRSGNPTRDVLGEALAELEGGAGSVVTATGMAAITTVVVALLRPGQRIVVPHDLYGGSWRLFDSLSEKGHFEVSYVDLTDPASAAREIAPDAPGGAPAVVLIETPSNPLLRITDIAAVTALAKAVGAVVVADNTFCSPLGQRPLTHGVDVVVHSTTKYLNGHSDVVGGAVVAADAEMVEQLGWWANVIGVTGSPFDSYLTLRGLRSLHARMRAHEENAAAVAEALAAHPAVRAVHYPGLTSHPGHELAARQQDGFGGMVSFELADEEAVRRFVTGLGCFSLAESLGGVESLVAHPATMTHASMTPEAQAAAGITGGLLRLSVGIEATRDLVADVQAGLERAATA, encoded by the coding sequence ATGGGGCTGGAGACCGACCTGACGCACGGATCGGTGGTTCCGCCGATCTACCTCTCCAGCAACTACACGTTCGCGGCCTTCGGCGAGCCCCGTCGCTACGACTACACGCGCAGCGGCAATCCCACCCGCGACGTTCTCGGCGAGGCGCTCGCCGAGCTCGAGGGCGGCGCCGGGTCGGTCGTCACCGCGACCGGCATGGCCGCGATCACCACGGTCGTGGTCGCCCTCCTTCGTCCCGGTCAGCGCATCGTGGTGCCGCACGACCTGTACGGCGGGTCCTGGCGCCTGTTCGATTCGCTGTCGGAGAAGGGGCACTTCGAGGTGTCCTACGTCGACCTCACCGACCCCGCGTCCGCGGCCCGCGAGATCGCCCCCGACGCACCCGGCGGCGCACCCGCGGTGGTCCTCATCGAGACGCCCAGCAACCCGCTGCTGCGGATCACCGACATCGCCGCGGTCACCGCGCTCGCCAAGGCCGTCGGCGCGGTCGTCGTCGCCGACAACACGTTCTGTTCGCCCCTGGGGCAGCGGCCCCTGACGCACGGGGTGGATGTCGTCGTGCATTCGACGACCAAGTACCTCAACGGCCATAGCGACGTCGTGGGCGGGGCGGTCGTCGCCGCGGACGCGGAGATGGTCGAGCAGCTCGGCTGGTGGGCCAACGTCATCGGCGTGACCGGCAGCCCCTTCGACTCCTACCTGACCCTGCGCGGGCTGCGTTCCCTGCACGCCCGGATGCGCGCCCACGAGGAGAACGCCGCCGCCGTCGCCGAGGCCCTCGCGGCCCATCCCGCCGTACGGGCCGTGCACTATCCCGGGCTCACGAGCCACCCGGGCCACGAGCTCGCGGCGCGGCAGCAGGACGGCTTCGGCGGCATGGTGAGCTTCGAGCTGGCGGACGAGGAGGCGGTACGTCGGTTCGTGACGGGACTCGGCTGCTTCTCGTTGGCCGAGTCGCTCGGCGGGGTCGAGTCCCTGGTGGCGCACCCCGCGACCATGACGCATGCCTCGATGACGCCGGAGGCGCAGGCGGCGGCAGGCATCACCGGGGGCCTGCTGCGCCTCTCGGTGGGCATCGAGGCCACCCGGGACCTCGTCGCCGACGTACAGGCGGGGTTGGAGCGAGCGGCGACCGCCTGA
- a CDS encoding TetR/AcrR family transcriptional regulator produces MTTLPARTQASVATGTAAADVATAAQPEGRRERNKRLKHEAILAAADELFREKGYDAVTTQEIAERADVSNGTLFRYARTKADLLLTVQSERLRAGCDRGVAMARAGADPVEAIMALLVPLAETGMSRPELVVAYQRELLFAPGDRAGHLGTVEGLEAAIHTILQLARPDAAEQDVAFAAYVVYATMYMDLVRVGVGRAPTEDLPRTLRVTIRTLLDRLLPG; encoded by the coding sequence ATGACCACCCTACCCGCCCGCACCCAAGCCTCCGTGGCCACCGGGACCGCGGCGGCCGACGTGGCCACGGCGGCCCAGCCCGAGGGCCGGCGCGAGCGCAACAAGCGGCTCAAGCACGAGGCGATCCTCGCGGCCGCCGACGAGCTGTTCCGGGAGAAGGGCTACGACGCGGTGACCACCCAGGAGATCGCGGAGCGGGCCGACGTCTCCAACGGCACCCTGTTCCGCTACGCCCGCACCAAGGCGGACCTCCTGCTCACCGTCCAGTCGGAGCGGCTGCGCGCGGGCTGCGACCGCGGCGTCGCGATGGCCCGGGCCGGCGCTGATCCGGTCGAGGCGATCATGGCCCTGCTCGTGCCGCTGGCCGAGACCGGGATGTCCCGGCCCGAGCTCGTTGTCGCCTACCAGCGCGAACTCCTGTTCGCACCCGGGGACCGCGCCGGCCACCTCGGCACCGTCGAGGGGCTCGAGGCGGCGATCCACACGATCCTGCAGCTCGCGAGGCCGGACGCGGCGGAGCAGGACGTGGCGTTCGCGGCGTACGTCGTCTACGCCACCATGTACATGGATCTCGTGCGGGTCGGCGTCGGCCGGGCGCCCACGGAGGACCTGCCCCGCACCCTGCGCGTGACCATCCGCACCCTGCTCGACCGCCTCCTGCCCGGCTGA
- a CDS encoding AMP-binding protein: MTAIDSSRLTIAISEDDVDSGVLPRLREVARCQPDKVAVTDAAQSLTYRQLTVRAATILSNLRQAVAGLNPPAVPRGADEFGAAEPVAILFGHEVDAVAALVAVIASGHPVLVLDPRTPAPRSQQLLARIGARIVLAAPELSALAYELSSRVVHPGGKDCDPELLWERPPHPASVAVVAFTSGSTGAPKPVANNHRLLVRDAWNSSVASGCYDTDDVIAHTLPIAFHAGLTTTVHGLLVGVTLHLYDTRSSGISTLGRFIAHRQCTIMIASPAILRAFCAAGPDPANLRSLRRLTVAGEPSHEGDVRPALAILPPGCVVRNRYGSSETGLISEYVVDEGTLSGQLPAGRGVGRTVLEPVDAVGQVVPQGEVGRLQVTAPEVATGYWGMPTETAEAFGRTAEGMPTYLTSDLGRMLPNGDVMIVGRADHSVKIRGYLVDPGEVDAVLFEIPGIREAVTTSGQRPSDHGTRLIAYVVAESGVVDEAAVRSALRGRLPGHMVPEVIVALDALPRNDRGKVDRAALPAPTEPEDAAALHLETGWECLVAEHWGMVLCLDPTRLRRNSDFFALGGDSLAAEEVMTRLVDHCGVPAARAETRLLVEAPTLGEFAQRIREATPKQPRRWSLPLQEAGDRTPLFLVTGAGGLGVGFLALARRLGADQPSYALQSPLVEARGLPEWSVPSMARRRVRQLRRIQPHGPYALGGHSFGGVVAVEMAHQLQAAGEEVSHLVILDSFPPDPAYLPELEHWNLRQQARFVAGTVFLAATSRQGSMAWRLFHLSNLIAPRHRGRPWSGKTLVVVADSPERSLRAAWAAYLTGPWRRVDVTGDHITMLRSPWVDEVARHIQEFLGEPA; encoded by the coding sequence ATGACGGCCATCGACTCGAGCCGGTTGACCATCGCCATCAGCGAGGACGACGTCGACTCCGGCGTGCTCCCGCGCCTGCGCGAGGTGGCCCGATGTCAGCCTGACAAGGTCGCGGTGACGGATGCCGCGCAGTCGCTGACCTACCGCCAGCTCACGGTCCGGGCCGCCACGATTCTGAGCAACCTTAGACAAGCCGTCGCCGGTCTCAACCCGCCGGCGGTGCCGCGCGGGGCGGACGAGTTCGGCGCCGCCGAGCCGGTGGCGATCCTCTTCGGCCACGAGGTCGACGCCGTGGCCGCCCTCGTCGCCGTCATCGCCTCGGGCCATCCGGTGCTCGTGCTCGATCCGCGGACCCCGGCGCCGCGCTCGCAGCAGCTGCTGGCGCGCATCGGCGCCCGCATCGTGCTCGCCGCACCGGAGCTGAGCGCCCTCGCCTACGAGCTGAGCAGCCGCGTCGTCCACCCCGGTGGCAAGGACTGCGACCCGGAACTGCTGTGGGAACGCCCACCCCACCCCGCCTCGGTCGCGGTCGTGGCGTTCACCTCCGGGTCCACCGGCGCCCCGAAGCCCGTGGCGAACAATCACCGGCTTCTCGTCCGGGACGCGTGGAACTCCTCCGTGGCCAGCGGCTGCTACGACACCGACGACGTCATCGCCCACACCCTGCCCATCGCGTTCCACGCGGGGCTCACGACCACAGTGCACGGCCTGCTGGTCGGGGTGACGTTGCACCTCTACGACACCCGCAGCAGCGGCATCTCGACACTGGGCCGCTTCATCGCCCACCGCCAGTGCACGATCATGATCGCCTCCCCCGCCATCCTGCGGGCCTTCTGTGCTGCCGGGCCCGACCCCGCCAACCTCCGCTCGCTGCGCCGGCTCACCGTCGCCGGCGAGCCCTCCCACGAGGGCGACGTTCGCCCCGCCCTGGCGATCCTGCCGCCGGGCTGCGTCGTACGGAATCGCTATGGCTCCTCCGAGACGGGCCTGATCAGCGAGTACGTCGTGGACGAGGGCACCCTGTCGGGTCAGCTGCCGGCCGGTCGGGGGGTCGGGCGGACCGTGCTGGAACCCGTCGACGCGGTGGGACAGGTGGTCCCCCAGGGCGAGGTGGGGCGGCTGCAGGTGACCGCGCCCGAGGTGGCGACGGGCTACTGGGGCATGCCGACGGAGACGGCCGAGGCGTTCGGCCGGACCGCCGAGGGGATGCCGACCTACCTGACCAGCGACCTCGGTCGGATGCTGCCGAACGGCGACGTCATGATCGTCGGGCGCGCCGACCACTCGGTGAAGATCCGCGGCTACCTCGTCGACCCCGGCGAGGTCGACGCCGTGCTCTTCGAGATCCCCGGCATCCGCGAAGCCGTGACCACCAGCGGGCAGCGGCCGTCCGATCACGGAACCCGGCTGATCGCGTACGTCGTCGCCGAGAGCGGTGTCGTCGACGAGGCCGCCGTGCGCAGCGCGCTGCGCGGCCGGCTGCCCGGGCACATGGTGCCGGAGGTGATCGTCGCCCTCGACGCACTGCCGCGCAACGACCGCGGCAAGGTCGACCGCGCCGCGCTGCCCGCGCCGACGGAGCCCGAGGACGCCGCGGCCCTCCACCTCGAAACAGGCTGGGAATGCCTGGTCGCCGAGCACTGGGGCATGGTCCTCTGTCTCGACCCGACCCGGCTGCGGCGCAACTCGGACTTCTTCGCCCTCGGCGGGGACTCCCTGGCCGCCGAGGAAGTGATGACCCGCCTGGTCGACCACTGCGGCGTCCCCGCGGCCCGCGCGGAGACCCGGCTGCTGGTCGAGGCTCCCACCCTGGGCGAGTTCGCGCAGCGCATTCGCGAGGCAACCCCCAAGCAGCCGCGGCGCTGGTCGCTGCCCCTGCAGGAGGCCGGTGACCGCACCCCGCTGTTCCTCGTCACGGGCGCGGGCGGCCTGGGCGTGGGTTTCCTGGCACTCGCCCGGCGCCTCGGCGCCGACCAGCCCTCCTACGCGCTGCAGTCCCCCCTCGTCGAGGCCCGTGGCCTGCCCGAATGGAGCGTGCCGAGCATGGCTCGCCGCAGGGTGCGCCAGTTGCGCCGGATCCAGCCGCACGGGCCGTACGCACTGGGCGGACACTCCTTCGGCGGGGTGGTGGCCGTCGAGATGGCCCACCAGCTCCAAGCGGCCGGCGAGGAGGTCAGCCACCTCGTCATCCTGGACTCGTTCCCGCCGGACCCGGCGTATCTGCCGGAGCTCGAGCACTGGAACCTGCGCCAACAGGCCCGGTTCGTGGCGGGCACGGTGTTCCTGGCGGCGACGAGCCGGCAGGGCAGCATGGCGTGGCGCCTGTTCCACCTGTCGAACCTCATCGCGCCGCGGCACCGCGGGCGGCCGTGGTCAGGCAAGACCCTGGTCGTCGTCGCGGACAGCCCGGAGCGCTCGTTGCGGGCCGCGTGGGCGGCGTACCTGACCGGCCCCTGGCGGCGCGTCGACGTGACCGGCGACCACATCACGATGCTGCGGTCCCCCTGGGTCGACGAGGTCGCCCGGCACATTCAGGAGTTCCTCGGCGAACCGGCCTGA
- a CDS encoding AMP-binding protein: MGWTVVELVDRDGNPVPEGDVGRVRVRAPSVALGYWGLPRESAAAFGAGPDGLATFLTSDLGRRLPRGDLMVVGRADHAVKIRGYLVDPGEVDAVLHTLAGVREAATVSEARSAAEGEAGLVAYVAVDPAAGLTGIGIRTALANRLPAHMVPERIRLLGALPRNDRGKIDRAALARDGCSTEEVAGDAGAASGPTAGTDRAESWTTVLQSCGAAVLGGPTPAPGTTHGGFHDGHRLEPVDHRHQRGRRRLRRAPAPARGGPMSA, translated from the coding sequence GTGGGCTGGACGGTGGTGGAGCTCGTCGATCGCGACGGAAACCCCGTCCCGGAGGGCGACGTAGGGCGGGTCCGCGTCCGCGCCCCCTCGGTGGCCCTCGGCTACTGGGGCCTGCCGCGGGAGAGCGCCGCCGCGTTCGGCGCCGGCCCGGATGGCCTGGCCACGTTCCTCACCAGCGACCTGGGCCGGCGGCTCCCCCGCGGCGACCTCATGGTTGTCGGGAGGGCCGACCACGCCGTCAAGATTCGCGGCTATCTCGTCGATCCGGGCGAGGTCGACGCGGTCCTGCACACGCTGGCCGGGGTGCGGGAGGCGGCCACGGTGAGCGAAGCCCGCTCCGCCGCGGAGGGTGAGGCCGGCCTGGTCGCCTACGTTGCCGTCGATCCCGCGGCGGGACTGACCGGGATCGGCATCCGCACGGCGCTGGCGAACCGGCTTCCGGCCCATATGGTCCCGGAGCGGATCCGCCTGCTCGGGGCGCTGCCGCGCAACGACCGGGGCAAGATCGACCGGGCGGCCCTGGCGCGGGACGGATGCTCAACCGAGGAGGTCGCCGGGGATGCCGGCGCGGCCAGCGGGCCCACTGCGGGAACCGACCGAGCGGAAAGCTGGACAACTGTCCTACAATCCTGTGGAGCCGCTGTGTTGGGGGGTCCAACCCCGGCGCCAGGAACGACGCACGGGGGGTTTCATGACGGCCATCGACTCGAGCCGGTTGACCATCGCCATCAGCGAGGACGACGTCGACTCCGGCGTGCTCCCGCGCCTGCGCGAGGTGGCCCGATGTCAGCCTGA
- a CDS encoding VOC family protein, whose amino-acid sequence MEQRLSLITLAVQDLGASRRFYVDGLGWDPFLDVDDVLMLRVGSHLLLSLWEHAAFAAEVGASTLGQGIAPITLAHNVDSDAAVDAVLEDVAAAGGTLIERGTRRSWGGYSGYAADPDGYRWEMANAGAGPLTALVVPPRPAP is encoded by the coding sequence ATGGAGCAGCGGCTCAGCCTCATCACGCTCGCGGTGCAGGACCTGGGGGCCTCGCGCCGCTTCTACGTCGACGGTCTGGGCTGGGATCCGTTCCTCGACGTCGATGACGTCCTCATGCTCCGCGTAGGCAGTCATCTCCTGCTGAGCCTGTGGGAACACGCCGCCTTCGCCGCGGAGGTGGGCGCCAGCACGCTCGGCCAGGGGATCGCCCCGATCACCCTGGCCCACAACGTCGACAGCGATGCTGCAGTCGATGCCGTGCTCGAGGACGTCGCGGCGGCCGGCGGGACCCTCATCGAGCGCGGCACGCGGCGATCGTGGGGCGGATACTCCGGATACGCCGCCGACCCGGACGGCTACCGCTGGGAGATGGCGAACGCCGGGGCAGGTCCGCTCACCGCCTTGGTCGTACCTCCGCGACCGGCTCCATAG
- a CDS encoding WHG domain-containing protein → MAWARVHPHDFALMYGTPVPGYSAPPETVGAAALVAAPFFRVLAEAPADLPAADSPVEILSPGLRAQAAAFSTGVEPAPSPARVVALFAAFAQLVGLITLELGGHLVGSFDPADEFAAHVIRSLGQALD, encoded by the coding sequence GTGGCCTGGGCCCGGGTCCACCCGCATGACTTCGCGCTGATGTATGGAACGCCGGTTCCGGGGTACTCCGCGCCCCCGGAGACCGTGGGCGCTGCGGCGCTGGTGGCGGCGCCGTTTTTCCGGGTGCTTGCCGAGGCGCCCGCAGACCTGCCGGCCGCCGATTCGCCGGTGGAGATCCTCTCGCCAGGCCTGCGTGCGCAGGCCGCCGCCTTCTCGACGGGGGTGGAGCCTGCCCCGTCTCCCGCGCGTGTGGTGGCGCTGTTCGCCGCGTTTGCACAGCTCGTCGGCCTGATCACCCTCGAACTGGGCGGCCACTTGGTCGGCTCGTTCGACCCCGCGGATGAGTTCGCCGCGCACGTGATCCGATCACTCGGACAAGCGCTCGACTGA
- a CDS encoding oleate hydratase produces MYYSSGNYEAFLRPRKPEGADTTSAYLVGAGLASLAAAAFLVRDAQVPGDRITILEASSIAGGACDGAEDPNRDGFLMRGGREMENHFECLWDLFRSVPSLRTEGASVLDEFAWLNKDDPNYSLMRATKDRGMDGETNGEFTLSAKAQKDLAKLFLTRDEDLYDRTIDQVLGKDFLASNFWLYWRTMFAFEEWHSALEMKLYLQRFVHHIGGLPDFSALKFTKYNQYESLIQPLQTWLTEQGVRFQYDTRVTNVLIDKVAEPGNPGALRKVARRIEWLQDGQPGGVDLTERDLVFITNGSCVENSRWGRHHEAPVWDYEVKPDGVWGLWQNIARQDPSFGRPEKFVGHGDRTAWESATITTLDDRIPRYVEKICQRDPFSGRVVTGGIVSVRDSAWLQSWTINRQPHFTTQPADKLTIWFYGLFIDRPGDYVKKSMKDCTGEEITAEFLYHLGVPVEEIPELAATGAITRPCAMPFITSFFMPRRAGDRPNVVPDGAVNFAFIGQFAETKRDTIFTTEYSVRTGMESVYTLMNVDRGVPEVWGSVYDVRDLLGAAAKMRDGKKMRVPGLVMKRLDKTVVGDLLRSTGVV; encoded by the coding sequence GTGTACTACAGCAGCGGCAACTACGAGGCGTTTCTCCGCCCGCGGAAGCCGGAAGGGGCCGACACGACGTCCGCTTACCTCGTCGGCGCGGGGCTGGCGTCCCTCGCGGCCGCCGCCTTCCTGGTCCGTGACGCGCAGGTGCCGGGGGACCGCATCACGATCCTGGAGGCCAGCTCGATCGCCGGCGGCGCCTGCGACGGCGCCGAGGACCCGAACCGGGACGGCTTCCTCATGCGCGGTGGGCGCGAGATGGAGAACCACTTTGAATGCCTCTGGGACCTGTTCCGCTCGGTCCCCTCGCTCCGCACCGAGGGCGCGAGCGTCCTCGATGAGTTCGCCTGGCTCAACAAGGACGACCCCAACTACTCGCTGATGCGCGCGACCAAGGATCGCGGCATGGACGGTGAGACGAACGGCGAGTTCACCCTGTCGGCCAAGGCCCAGAAGGATCTGGCGAAGCTGTTCCTCACCCGTGATGAGGACCTCTACGACCGCACCATCGACCAGGTGCTCGGCAAGGACTTCCTGGCGTCGAACTTCTGGCTCTACTGGCGCACGATGTTCGCCTTCGAGGAGTGGCACAGCGCGCTGGAGATGAAGCTCTACCTGCAGCGCTTCGTGCACCACATCGGCGGCCTGCCGGACTTCTCGGCGCTGAAGTTCACGAAGTACAACCAGTACGAGTCGCTCATCCAGCCGCTGCAGACCTGGCTGACCGAGCAGGGCGTGCGGTTCCAGTACGACACCCGGGTCACCAACGTGCTGATCGACAAGGTGGCCGAGCCCGGCAACCCGGGCGCCCTGCGCAAGGTGGCCCGGCGGATCGAGTGGCTGCAGGACGGCCAGCCGGGCGGCGTCGACCTGACCGAGCGGGACCTCGTGTTCATCACCAACGGCTCGTGCGTGGAGAACTCGCGCTGGGGCCGGCACCACGAGGCGCCCGTGTGGGACTACGAGGTCAAGCCGGACGGCGTCTGGGGGCTCTGGCAGAACATCGCCCGTCAGGACCCGAGCTTCGGCCGCCCTGAGAAGTTCGTCGGCCACGGCGACCGTACGGCGTGGGAGTCCGCGACGATCACGACCCTCGACGACCGGATCCCGCGGTACGTCGAGAAGATCTGCCAGCGCGACCCGTTCTCGGGCCGCGTCGTGACCGGCGGCATCGTGTCGGTGCGTGACTCGGCGTGGCTCCAGTCGTGGACCATCAACCGGCAACCGCACTTCACCACCCAGCCGGCCGACAAGCTGACGATCTGGTTCTACGGCCTGTTCATCGACCGCCCGGGCGACTACGTCAAGAAGTCCATGAAGGACTGCACGGGCGAGGAGATCACCGCCGAGTTCCTCTACCACCTGGGCGTACCGGTGGAGGAGATCCCCGAGCTGGCGGCCACCGGCGCCATCACGCGGCCCTGCGCGATGCCGTTCATCACCTCGTTCTTCATGCCGCGCCGCGCCGGCGACCGCCCGAACGTCGTGCCTGACGGCGCCGTGAACTTCGCCTTCATCGGCCAGTTCGCCGAGACGAAGCGGGACACGATCTTCACGACCGAGTACTCGGTCCGGACCGGCATGGAGTCGGTCTACACGCTCATGAACGTCGACCGCGGCGTCCCCGAGGTGTGGGGCAGCGTGTATGACGTACGGGACCTGCTCGGCGCCGCCGCGAAGATGCGCGACGGCAAGAAGATGCGGGTGCCCGGCCTGGTCATGAAGCGGCTCGACAAGACCGTCGTCGGCGACCTGCTCCGCAGCACCGGGGTGGTCTGA